From Polynucleobacter sp. JS-JIR-II-b4, a single genomic window includes:
- the rpoH gene encoding RNA polymerase sigma factor RpoH: MVQKKSDKPNLQTLPVAQTASASAFPMLPTLGVGTLDSYISYVNRVPMLSAAEELHLAQEFRRTENVDAAKTLVLSHLRLVVSVARQYLGYGIPHADLIQEGNIGLMKAVKRYDPNNGARLVSYAIHWIKAEIHEYILKNWRLVKTATTKAQRKLFFNLRSNKPTLSALTPSEVEALAKALDVKGSDVKEMEIRLAGGDIALEGDDSDDESAYAPIQWLADNSQEPTARIASAEADALQGPKLDQALMALDERSRNIVQSRWLAMDAEGNGTKTLHDLADEYGISAERVRQIETAALKKMRGLLQAA; encoded by the coding sequence ATGGTTCAAAAGAAATCCGACAAACCGAATTTGCAAACGCTGCCAGTCGCGCAGACTGCGTCGGCGTCTGCATTTCCAATGCTGCCAACTCTTGGGGTTGGCACTCTCGACTCATACATTTCGTACGTTAATCGCGTACCAATGCTTAGTGCTGCAGAAGAATTACATCTTGCGCAGGAATTTCGTCGTACTGAAAATGTCGATGCCGCTAAAACTTTAGTACTCTCTCATTTACGCTTAGTAGTTTCTGTTGCTCGCCAATATCTTGGCTATGGAATCCCGCATGCCGACTTAATTCAAGAAGGCAATATTGGCTTGATGAAAGCCGTTAAACGCTATGACCCAAACAATGGTGCACGTTTAGTGTCGTATGCAATCCATTGGATCAAAGCAGAAATTCATGAGTACATTCTCAAGAATTGGCGCTTAGTAAAAACTGCAACTACTAAAGCACAACGCAAATTATTCTTTAACTTACGCAGCAACAAACCTACCTTAAGTGCGCTTACACCTAGTGAAGTTGAAGCATTGGCTAAAGCACTTGATGTCAAAGGTTCTGACGTTAAAGAAATGGAAATTCGCCTTGCTGGTGGGGATATCGCTTTAGAAGGCGATGACAGCGACGATGAGTCTGCTTACGCTCCTATTCAATGGTTAGCAGATAACTCTCAAGAGCCTACCGCTCGCATTGCTAGTGCTGAAGCGGATGCCCTTCAAGGCCCCAAACTAGACCAAGCACTGATGGCTTTAGATGAGCGTAGTCGCAATATTGTGCAATCTCGGTGGTTAGCGATGGATGCCGAAGGTAATGGCACGAAAACATTGCATGACCTAGCCGATGAATATGGCATCTCCGCAGAACGCGTTCGCCAAATTGAAACTGCCGCTCTCAAAAAGATGCGCGGCTTGCTACAAGCAGCTTAA
- a CDS encoding YfhL family 4Fe-4S dicluster ferredoxin, translating to MALMITDECINCDVCEPECPNDAIYMGLEIYEINPDKCTECVGHYDAPQCRQVCPVDCIPFNPEHTETQDQLMVKFTLLTAAKKVNTA from the coding sequence ATGGCGTTAATGATTACGGACGAATGCATCAACTGCGATGTCTGCGAGCCAGAGTGTCCGAATGATGCCATCTACATGGGTTTGGAGATTTATGAAATCAATCCCGATAAATGTACTGAATGCGTAGGTCACTATGATGCGCCCCAGTGTCGCCAGGTTTGTCCAGTCGACTGCATTCCATTTAACCCTGAGCACACCGAAACCCAAGATCAATTAATGGTGAAGTTCACGCTCTTAACTGCTGCTAAAAAAGTCAATACAGCTTAA
- a CDS encoding 50S ribosomal protein L25/general stress protein Ctc, with protein MKVVAFERSVQGTGASRRLRNSGKTPGIVYGSKDPALVIELDHNALFHALRKEAFHSSILDLEISGKTQKVLLRDYQMHPFKPLVLHIDFQRVSATEKVHMRVPLHFTNADTSAAVKLQGAVISHILTELEVSCLPADLPEFIEVDLAKIEVGHGIHAKDIALPKGVTLVLHVEQENPVLANARIPAVKAAEPTDAPAAPAAAAPAAEAPKDKA; from the coding sequence ATGAAAGTAGTTGCCTTTGAAAGAAGCGTACAGGGAACGGGTGCGAGCCGCCGTCTGCGCAATTCCGGAAAAACTCCGGGAATCGTTTACGGTAGTAAAGATCCAGCCTTGGTCATCGAGTTAGACCACAACGCGTTGTTCCATGCTCTCCGTAAGGAAGCATTCCACTCATCCATTTTGGATTTGGAAATTAGCGGTAAGACACAAAAAGTGTTGTTGCGCGATTACCAAATGCATCCATTCAAGCCATTGGTATTGCACATTGACTTCCAGCGCGTATCTGCGACTGAGAAAGTTCATATGCGCGTTCCATTGCACTTCACAAATGCTGACACTTCAGCTGCTGTGAAATTGCAAGGCGCTGTTATTAGCCACATCCTTACTGAACTCGAAGTTTCTTGCTTGCCAGCAGACTTGCCAGAGTTCATTGAAGTGGACTTGGCGAAGATTGAAGTTGGTCACGGTATTCACGCTAAAGACATCGCATTGCCAAAAGGCGTTACTTTGGTATTGCATGTTGAGCAAGAGAACCCAGTACTTGCTAACGCACGTATCCCAGCAGTTAAAGCTGCTGAGCCTACAGATGCGCCTGCTGCACCAGCAGCGGCTGCCCCTGCAGCTGAGGCACCAAAGGATAAAGCTTAA
- a CDS encoding ribose-phosphate pyrophosphokinase has product MSSTNADLLTLFTGNANPVLAEAVAKELKLPMGKAFVGRFSDGEIQVEIQENVRGKNVVVIQSTCAPTNDSLMELMIMIDALKRASASRITAVIPYFGYARQDRRPRSARVAISARIVANMLQSVAGIERVLTMDLHADQIQGFFDIPVDNIYASPVLLADLEAQKTKKDLIIVSPDIGGVVRARAMAKQLGTDLAIIDKRRPKANVSEVMHLIGEVEGRHCVIMDDIIDTGGTLCKAAEALKERGAKGVTAYCTHAVLSGGAVARIAASELDELVVTDTIPLTAEAMKVSKIRQLSVAPILAETLSRISKGDSVMSMFAE; this is encoded by the coding sequence ATGTCCTCCACAAACGCAGATTTATTGACTCTTTTCACAGGCAACGCAAATCCCGTTTTGGCTGAGGCCGTAGCCAAAGAACTCAAACTCCCAATGGGAAAAGCCTTTGTTGGCCGATTCTCTGATGGCGAGATTCAAGTAGAAATTCAAGAGAACGTCCGCGGCAAGAATGTCGTGGTGATCCAATCAACCTGCGCACCTACAAATGACAGCTTGATGGAACTCATGATCATGATTGATGCTCTGAAACGAGCATCTGCAAGCCGCATAACCGCAGTGATTCCTTACTTCGGTTATGCCCGTCAAGACCGCCGCCCTCGTTCTGCCCGCGTAGCTATTTCCGCTCGCATTGTGGCCAACATGCTTCAGTCAGTAGCTGGCATTGAGCGTGTTTTGACCATGGATCTGCATGCCGACCAAATTCAGGGTTTCTTCGATATCCCGGTAGACAACATTTATGCTTCCCCAGTCCTTTTGGCTGACTTAGAAGCGCAGAAAACTAAAAAAGATCTGATCATCGTGTCTCCAGACATTGGTGGTGTGGTTCGAGCCCGTGCAATGGCTAAGCAATTGGGCACTGATTTGGCGATTATTGATAAACGCCGTCCTAAAGCAAACGTATCCGAAGTAATGCACCTTATTGGCGAGGTAGAAGGTCGCCATTGCGTCATCATGGATGACATCATCGATACCGGCGGAACCCTCTGTAAAGCCGCTGAAGCGCTTAAAGAGCGTGGTGCTAAGGGCGTTACCGCCTACTGTACTCACGCCGTGCTCTCAGGCGGCGCTGTAGCTCGTATTGCTGCTTCTGAATTGGATGAGTTGGTTGTTACTGACACCATCCCCTTGACAGCAGAGGCCATGAAAGTTTCCAAAATTCGCCAATTGAGCGTTGCTCCGATCCTCGCTGAAACCCTTTCCCGCATTAGCAAAGGTGATTCAGTGATGTCGATGTTTGCTGAATAA
- a CDS encoding SCO family protein, whose product MNFLRICFLAIICFVLSACSPKPEFKNIDITGSTAFGKDFSLVDPDGKVRTLADFKGKVVVMFFGYTQCPDICPTTLTEMQQVMTLLGPQSDKVQVLFVTVDPERDTAEILKQYVPAFDSCFLGLRPADEASLEKVAKDFKIYYKKVPGAKPGSYTMDHTAGSYAFDPQGHLRLYIKHAQGPETLAHDLKELLK is encoded by the coding sequence ATGAATTTTCTGCGCATTTGCTTTTTAGCAATTATTTGTTTTGTATTGAGTGCTTGTAGCCCAAAGCCAGAGTTTAAAAATATTGATATCACTGGTAGTACGGCGTTTGGCAAAGACTTTAGTTTGGTAGATCCTGATGGCAAGGTTAGAACCTTGGCAGACTTCAAAGGCAAAGTGGTTGTGATGTTTTTTGGATACACCCAATGCCCTGATATTTGCCCGACCACCTTAACTGAAATGCAGCAAGTCATGACCCTCTTGGGTCCTCAGTCCGATAAGGTGCAGGTACTTTTTGTCACTGTAGACCCAGAGCGCGACACCGCAGAAATTCTGAAGCAGTATGTGCCTGCATTTGATTCCTGCTTCTTGGGTTTGCGTCCCGCAGATGAAGCCTCCTTAGAGAAGGTGGCCAAAGACTTTAAGATTTATTACAAGAAGGTGCCAGGAGCAAAGCCGGGCTCTTACACAATGGATCACACGGCAGGCAGCTATGCATTTGATCCTCAAGGTCACCTACGTTTGTATATCAAGCACGCCCAAGGTCCAGAGACCTTGGCACATGACTTGAAAGAATTGCTGAAGTAA
- the ftsY gene encoding signal recognition particle-docking protein FtsY, protein MFGLRKTLGSLFKSSKIDESWFETLEESLIQSDVGLPTTEQLITKLRKAAKSEKASSPEELQALLIQEVSALLTAIEPLPNPLFTSDKPNTPEVWLVVGVNGAGKTTTIGKLCRLFQSQGKSVLLAAGDTFRAAARNQLQEWGGRNQVDVITQEGGDAAAVAHDAIHAAISRKNDILIIDTAGRLATQDNLMEELKKVKRVIGKVLPGAPHHTLLVLDGNTGQNGLSQVKAFHAALGLTGIIVTKLDGTAKGGVICALAHTLQDGPKPAVLALGKGEGIEDLAPFTAEQYSSELFN, encoded by the coding sequence ATGTTCGGCTTACGTAAAACCCTCGGATCCCTTTTCAAATCAAGCAAGATTGATGAATCTTGGTTTGAAACTTTAGAAGAATCACTCATTCAAAGTGATGTGGGTCTACCTACGACTGAACAACTCATCACCAAACTACGCAAAGCAGCCAAGTCTGAAAAGGCTTCTAGTCCAGAAGAGTTGCAAGCTCTTCTCATTCAAGAAGTCAGCGCCCTATTAACTGCTATTGAACCTTTACCAAACCCACTGTTTACAAGTGATAAGCCTAACACCCCAGAGGTATGGTTGGTTGTAGGGGTAAATGGAGCCGGCAAGACTACGACCATTGGCAAACTCTGCCGACTCTTTCAGTCTCAAGGTAAGTCAGTTCTTTTAGCTGCAGGCGATACCTTTAGAGCTGCGGCACGTAATCAGCTTCAGGAGTGGGGTGGACGCAACCAGGTTGACGTTATTACTCAAGAAGGTGGTGATGCAGCAGCCGTTGCACACGACGCCATTCATGCTGCCATCTCTCGCAAGAACGATATTCTCATCATTGACACTGCAGGCCGTCTTGCTACCCAAGACAACCTCATGGAAGAGCTTAAGAAAGTAAAACGCGTCATTGGTAAAGTGCTTCCTGGGGCACCTCATCACACCCTGCTTGTTTTGGATGGCAATACCGGACAGAATGGCTTGAGCCAGGTAAAGGCCTTCCATGCCGCTCTTGGCCTAACTGGAATCATCGTTACAAAGCTTGATGGCACTGCTAAGGGCGGCGTGATCTGCGCCCTAGCCCACACCCTACAAGATGGCCCAAAACCCGCTGTTCTAGCCCTAGGCAAGGGCGAAGGGATTGAAGATTTAGCCCCCTTCACAGCAGAACAATATTCATCTGAATTATTCAATTAA
- the pth gene encoding aminoacyl-tRNA hydrolase: protein MTKLIVGLGNPGDEHVEDRHNAGFWFVDALAKQLSTRFESEKRFHGKVAKAKWEGEDLYLLKPSTYMNLSGQSVGALCRFHKITPADILVVQDELDLKPGTARLKLGGGSGGHNGLKDIQAHLSTPDYWRLRLGIGHPRDVAGDGRPMDVADYVLRRPQLAEQKLIDASIENGLQILPLFLKGDTQNAMMDLHSKG from the coding sequence ATGACTAAATTAATTGTTGGCCTAGGCAACCCTGGAGATGAGCATGTAGAAGATCGGCACAATGCTGGCTTCTGGTTCGTTGACGCCTTGGCAAAACAACTAAGCACTCGTTTTGAATCTGAAAAACGCTTTCATGGCAAAGTTGCCAAAGCTAAGTGGGAAGGCGAAGATCTTTACTTACTCAAGCCAAGCACTTACATGAATCTGAGTGGGCAATCGGTTGGCGCGCTATGCCGCTTTCACAAAATCACCCCTGCAGATATTTTGGTAGTCCAAGATGAGCTGGATTTAAAGCCTGGTACTGCACGCCTGAAGTTAGGTGGAGGGAGTGGTGGTCACAATGGTTTGAAAGATATCCAAGCGCATTTAAGTACCCCGGATTATTGGCGCTTACGCCTGGGCATTGGCCACCCCAGAGATGTGGCTGGTGATGGACGTCCTATGGATGTGGCAGATTATGTATTACGTAGACCTCAATTGGCTGAGCAAAAACTCATTGATGCCAGCATTGAAAATGGTCTACAAATTTTGCCGCTCTTTTTAAAAGGCGACACTCAAAACGCCATGATGGATTTGCACTCCAAGGGCTAG
- a CDS encoding pitrilysin family protein: protein MLSNLLRISFLFFVFSQLTWAAGPDSGDTHEYRLSNGLKLIVREDHRAPTVAHMAWYRAGSMDEVNGKTGVAHVLEHMMFKGTDKVKAGEFSRLVAAVGGRENAFTSRDYTAYFQQVEKSKLEDVIKLEADRMSNLNFDDAEFLKEIQVIMEERRLRTEDNPSSLLNESLMATAYMSSPYRHPVIGWMNDLENMKASDARDWYRSWYKPNNATVVISGDVDAKKVLNMAEKYYGAAVAHELPVRKPQIEPPQKGIKQVQVRAPADSAQLTMAWKVPRLEPGKLDDPEPYALELLTAVLDGYDNARLNRTLVKQEKVVNDVGVGYDMISRGPELFLISATMAKGKTVDQAQVSIRKALAELKQKGILESELKRIKVRILSEQIYKRDSIFGQAMEIGSTEMAGFSWKDIDYMLEKMQSITPAQVQAVAKKYLVDEGLTIAVLDPQVRQAAGKEGK from the coding sequence ATGCTTTCCAATTTACTCCGAATTTCCTTTTTATTCTTCGTATTTAGCCAGCTGACTTGGGCTGCTGGTCCTGATTCAGGGGATACGCATGAGTATCGGTTGAGCAATGGCCTCAAATTGATTGTCAGGGAAGATCATCGTGCGCCAACAGTAGCTCATATGGCTTGGTATCGTGCTGGCTCCATGGATGAGGTCAATGGTAAGACTGGAGTGGCTCATGTGCTTGAGCACATGATGTTTAAAGGTACTGACAAAGTAAAGGCAGGCGAATTTTCTCGCTTGGTAGCCGCGGTCGGTGGGCGCGAAAATGCATTTACCTCGCGCGATTACACCGCTTATTTTCAGCAAGTTGAAAAATCAAAATTAGAAGACGTAATCAAGCTTGAAGCAGATCGGATGTCTAACCTCAATTTTGATGATGCAGAATTCTTAAAAGAAATTCAGGTCATCATGGAAGAGCGTCGCTTACGAACAGAAGACAATCCAAGTAGTTTGCTCAACGAATCATTAATGGCAACTGCTTATATGAGTTCTCCATATCGCCACCCCGTTATTGGTTGGATGAATGACTTAGAGAATATGAAGGCATCCGATGCGCGAGATTGGTATCGCAGTTGGTATAAGCCAAACAATGCAACCGTAGTCATCAGCGGTGATGTGGATGCTAAAAAAGTATTGAATATGGCGGAGAAGTATTACGGCGCTGCCGTTGCTCATGAGTTGCCAGTGCGTAAGCCACAAATTGAGCCACCTCAAAAAGGTATTAAGCAGGTTCAGGTAAGGGCGCCAGCTGATAGCGCTCAACTAACCATGGCTTGGAAGGTGCCCCGTCTCGAGCCTGGCAAGCTGGATGACCCCGAGCCATATGCCTTAGAGCTTCTGACAGCAGTGCTGGATGGCTATGACAATGCCCGCTTAAATCGCACTCTCGTTAAGCAGGAAAAAGTAGTGAATGATGTGGGTGTTGGCTACGACATGATTTCTCGTGGGCCAGAACTATTCTTAATTAGCGCCACGATGGCTAAAGGAAAAACAGTCGATCAGGCTCAGGTAAGCATCCGGAAGGCGCTTGCCGAATTAAAGCAAAAAGGGATTCTGGAGTCTGAGCTCAAGAGAATTAAGGTGCGCATTCTGTCTGAGCAAATCTATAAACGGGATTCTATCTTTGGCCAAGCAATGGAAATTGGCAGCACAGAGATGGCAGGATTTTCTTGGAAGGACATCGATTACATGTTAGAAAAAATGCAATCCATTACTCCCGCACAAGTTCAAGCTGTTGCTAAGAAATACCTAGTTGATGAAGGTCTCACGATTGCGGTATTAGATCCTCAGGTGCGTCAAGCTGCCGGTAAGGAGGGCAAATGA
- the cyoE gene encoding heme o synthase codes for MSDSKTSAPVAMPRWRQYWVLTKPRVTQLAVFCAVIGMFLATPGMVPYPVLFGGIVGIWLLAGAAFAVNCLIEQAVDAKMKRTAWRPSATGEVTPFHIIIFSIVLGSLGMIILWNFCNPLTMWLTLATFVGYAVIYTWLLKPATPQNIVIGGLSGAMPPALGWAAVTNTVSAEAWLLVLIIFVWTPPHFWALALYRRDDYVQSGLPMLPVTHGERFTLLNIVLYTLILIAATMLPYIYGMSGMVYLVSAIILGLMFLAYVLALFISYSDALAKKTFRFSITYLSLLFAALLIDHYFL; via the coding sequence ATGAGTGACTCTAAAACAAGCGCACCTGTGGCTATGCCACGTTGGCGTCAATATTGGGTTTTAACTAAACCGAGAGTGACTCAGCTCGCCGTTTTTTGTGCGGTGATTGGAATGTTCTTGGCGACGCCCGGCATGGTTCCCTACCCAGTGCTCTTTGGTGGCATCGTTGGTATCTGGCTTTTGGCTGGTGCCGCATTTGCAGTGAACTGTTTGATTGAGCAAGCTGTTGATGCCAAGATGAAGCGCACTGCTTGGCGTCCATCGGCCACCGGCGAAGTCACGCCTTTTCACATCATTATTTTCTCAATTGTTCTAGGTTCACTTGGAATGATTATTTTGTGGAATTTCTGTAACCCATTAACAATGTGGCTAACACTTGCCACCTTCGTTGGTTATGCAGTGATCTATACCTGGTTATTAAAGCCTGCCACGCCGCAAAATATTGTCATTGGCGGTTTATCTGGCGCAATGCCACCAGCCTTGGGCTGGGCCGCAGTGACTAATACCGTTTCTGCAGAAGCTTGGCTTTTAGTTCTGATTATTTTCGTATGGACTCCTCCGCATTTCTGGGCATTGGCTTTGTATCGTCGCGATGACTATGTTCAATCGGGCTTACCAATGTTGCCAGTAACTCACGGAGAGCGTTTCACGCTTCTCAATATCGTGCTTTATACCCTGATTTTGATTGCAGCTACGATGCTGCCCTATATTTACGGGATGAGCGGTATGGTGTATTTAGTCTCCGCAATTATTCTGGGATTAATGTTCTTAGCCTACGTGCTTGCGCTATTTATTTCCTACAGCGATGCGTTGGCTAAAAAGACATTCCGATTTTCAATTACCTATCTTTCGCTACTCTTTGCAGCGCTCTTGATAGATCATTATTTCCTCTGA
- a CDS encoding pitrilysin family protein produces MMNLFIKGISVCLFTFGLLGNAHAILPIEKLDSYKGAKAYLVQTKALPMVDIEVSIDAGDRYDPAGKSGLADMVAGLMNYGVKSEKGVLTEAQIADEIADLGANIGLSVSGERAILRIRSLSRKDLRDRAVQLAAAMLSAPTYDSKIVEREKQRTITSLLEAETKPEFVLERRFKKSVYGNYPLADSPTVKSVAAVSANDLVQFHKLFYRGDRMIVSIVGDIDRAQAEEIVKALLKQIPASGQPIAKLPELERSPVEPLAQREIQIPFDSQQAHIAMGMTAVARNNPDYFPLLVGNYVLGGGGFVSRLMAEVREKRGLAYSVFSYFIPGKENGIFQAGLQTKSDQAALALEVMSSTTAQFIADGPTPSELMAAKANLVNGYPLRIDNNRKLLDNVSSIAWNDLPLDTMDVWTKQIEAVTLEQVNAAFKKYLAMDRMKIVVLGAKNK; encoded by the coding sequence ATGATGAATCTCTTCATTAAAGGTATATCAGTTTGCCTCTTTACTTTTGGCTTGCTTGGTAATGCGCACGCCATCTTGCCGATCGAGAAGTTAGATTCTTATAAGGGCGCCAAGGCATATTTAGTACAAACCAAAGCGTTGCCGATGGTAGACATTGAAGTGAGCATTGATGCAGGCGATCGCTATGACCCTGCTGGCAAAAGTGGCCTAGCCGATATGGTTGCAGGCCTGATGAATTATGGGGTTAAGAGCGAAAAAGGGGTTCTCACTGAAGCTCAAATAGCTGATGAAATCGCTGATCTTGGAGCAAATATTGGCTTATCTGTGAGCGGCGAGCGAGCAATCTTGCGCATTCGCAGTTTGAGTCGAAAAGACTTGCGCGATAGAGCAGTACAACTAGCTGCTGCTATGTTGAGCGCGCCGACTTACGATTCAAAGATTGTTGAGCGTGAGAAACAAAGAACGATAACAAGTTTGCTTGAGGCGGAAACAAAACCCGAGTTTGTTCTCGAACGTCGTTTTAAAAAATCAGTATATGGAAACTATCCCCTAGCTGATTCGCCAACAGTGAAATCAGTTGCTGCTGTAAGCGCGAATGACCTAGTGCAATTTCATAAGCTGTTTTATCGCGGTGATCGCATGATTGTGAGTATTGTTGGCGATATTGACCGTGCTCAAGCGGAGGAAATTGTCAAAGCTTTGTTAAAGCAGATTCCTGCTTCAGGTCAGCCTATTGCGAAGTTGCCTGAACTCGAGCGCTCTCCTGTGGAGCCTCTGGCACAAAGAGAAATTCAAATTCCTTTTGACTCTCAGCAGGCCCACATTGCTATGGGGATGACGGCGGTTGCTCGCAACAACCCTGATTACTTCCCCTTACTAGTTGGTAACTATGTTTTAGGCGGCGGCGGTTTTGTCTCTCGCTTGATGGCTGAGGTGCGTGAGAAGCGCGGTCTGGCATATAGCGTGTTTAGTTACTTTATTCCTGGAAAAGAGAATGGCATTTTTCAAGCAGGTCTACAAACCAAGAGTGATCAGGCTGCGCTGGCTTTAGAGGTGATGAGTTCTACCACTGCTCAATTTATTGCTGATGGACCCACTCCATCTGAGCTTATGGCTGCTAAAGCAAACCTAGTGAACGGTTATCCACTGCGAATTGATAACAATCGTAAGTTGTTGGATAACGTCTCTTCAATTGCATGGAATGACCTGCCGCTCGATACGATGGATGTATGGACTAAGCAAATTGAGGCGGTAACTTTAGAGCAGGTAAATGCTGCATTCAAAAAATATCTTGCAATGGATCGCATGAAGATTGTTGTATTGGGAGCAAAAAATAAATAA
- the coaD gene encoding pantetheine-phosphate adenylyltransferase, translating into MTVAVYPGTFDPFTRGHEDLVRRASSIFTELIVGVADSRSKRPFFTLQERIDIAKEVLGHYPNVKVVGFTGLLKDFAREHQARVIVRGLRAVSDFEYEFQMAGMNRYLLPDVETLFLTPSDQYQFISGTFVREIASMGGDVSKFVFPSVEKWLVQKIASGTQNKE; encoded by the coding sequence ATGACAGTTGCCGTATACCCTGGAACATTTGATCCATTTACTCGTGGTCACGAGGACTTGGTACGCCGTGCATCGAGTATTTTTACAGAGTTGATTGTTGGCGTTGCGGACAGCCGTAGCAAGCGCCCCTTCTTTACATTGCAAGAGCGTATTGATATTGCCAAGGAAGTGCTTGGCCACTACCCGAATGTAAAAGTCGTTGGCTTTACTGGTTTATTAAAAGATTTTGCACGCGAGCATCAAGCGCGCGTGATTGTGCGCGGTTTACGTGCGGTATCTGATTTTGAGTATGAGTTCCAAATGGCAGGTATGAATCGTTACCTGCTTCCTGATGTTGAAACGCTATTTTTGACTCCATCCGATCAGTATCAATTTATTTCAGGTACCTTCGTACGTGAAATTGCATCAATGGGTGGTGATGTGAGTAAGTTTGTTTTCCCATCAGTGGAAAAATGGCTAGTCCAAAAAATTGCTTCAGGCACTCAGAATAAAGAGTGA
- the rsmD gene encoding 16S rRNA (guanine(966)-N(2))-methyltransferase RsmD translates to MRIIGGNWRSRLLTVLDLPGLRPTTDRIRETLFNWLGQDLTGLRCLDLFAGTGALGFEAASRGAVLVVLLEKEKRACANLTANFALLQSSPAAGLVEILQRDSLEFLKQQADRSSNLIFIDPPFQDSSLLERAVIEAGRVCDDSAGGGIYVEFPSSRPREEVEALLPGWHCGKYLEAGQVKACLFRSGRD, encoded by the coding sequence GTGCGGATTATTGGGGGTAACTGGAGAAGCCGTTTGCTAACGGTTTTAGATCTTCCGGGTTTGCGTCCTACAACTGATCGTATTCGGGAAACGCTGTTTAATTGGCTAGGACAAGATTTAACAGGTTTGCGATGCCTAGACCTTTTTGCGGGTACCGGTGCCTTGGGTTTTGAGGCTGCATCAAGAGGTGCTGTATTGGTAGTATTGCTTGAGAAAGAAAAAAGGGCTTGCGCAAATTTAACGGCCAATTTTGCCTTATTGCAGTCTTCACCAGCCGCCGGCCTCGTAGAAATTTTGCAACGAGATAGTCTTGAGTTTCTGAAGCAGCAGGCAGATCGTTCCAGCAACTTAATTTTTATTGATCCACCATTCCAAGATTCGAGTCTATTGGAACGCGCGGTTATTGAGGCTGGTAGAGTATGTGATGACTCTGCGGGCGGTGGTATTTATGTGGAATTTCCCTCTAGCCGCCCACGCGAGGAGGTAGAAGCCCTGTTACCAGGCTGGCATTGTGGAAAATACTTAGAGGCTGGGCAGGTAAAAGCTTGTCTATTTCGGAGTGGAAGGGACTAA